Genomic window (Myxococcales bacterium):
ATCGACCGTCCGTGCGAGCGCTGAGCCGGCGATGACCGGGCGCCGGGCGCGGGTGGTCGTCGGGCTGGCGCTGGTGGCGCTGGGCGCGTACCTGGCGCTGGCGCCGCTGACGGTCGCGCGGGCGCTCGACCGCCCGGCGACGACGCCCGGCCAGCTGATCAACCTGCGCGCGAGCTGGGGCGGCACGCTCGCGGGGCTGGGCGCGTTCGTGGCGTGGCTGCCGGGGCTGGGGCCGTGGCGGCGGACGCTGGCGGGCCTGACGATGTGGTCGATGGCCGGGATCGGGGCGGCGCGGCTGCTGGGGTTCGCGCTCGACGGCGCGCCCGACCAGCGCCAGTGGGTGTGGATCACGGCCGAGGTCGCGCTGGTGATCGGCGGGGCCCTGGCGCTGCGCACCTTCGCGCGCCGCGCGGCCGGCCCGGCGCGCTAACCTCGAGCGTGTGCCGCAACATCCGGGTCCTGCACAACTTCGCACCGCCCACGACGCCTGAGGAGATCCACGCCGCCGCGCTGCAGTACGTGCGCAAGGTGAGCGGGGCGACCAAGCCGTCGCAGGCCAACCAGGCGGCGTTCGCGGCGGCGGTCACGTCGATCGCCGCGATCACGACGGCGTTGCTCGACAACCTCGAGGCCCGCGGCGAGCCGCGCACGCGCGACGGCGAGCTGGCGAAGGCCCGCGCGCGCTGGGAGAAGCGCGCGACCCCGCGGCCGGGCTGACGGCGCAGGCCGAGGGCATGCGCTGGGCGAAGCGCGCGACGGCGCGGCCAGGCTGAGGGCGTGCGTCGCGGCCGCGCGCGACGGCGCGGCCGGGCTGACGGCGCACGTCGCTGAAGCGCGCGACGGCGGGCCCGGGGGTGACAGCGGCGGTCGCTGAAGCGCGCGCCCGCGGCCGGGCTGCCGGCGCAGGTCGCTGAAGCGCGCGACGGCGGGCCCGGGGGTGACAGCGGCGGTCGCTGAAGCGCGCGACCCCGCGGCCGGGCTGACGGCACACGTCGCTGAAGCGCGCGACGGCGGGCCCGGGGGTGACCGCGGCGGTCGCTGAAGCGCGCGCGCCCGCGGCCGGGCTGACGGCGGAGGTCGTTGAAGCGCGCGACGGCGAGCTGGCGAAGGCCCGTGCGCGCTGGGAGAAGCGCGCGCCGCGCCCGGGATTCGGGCACGTCGCTATGGCGGCGCAGCCCGCAGGTAGGTCAGCACCACGGCCTCGTCGCCGTAGGCGTGCGTGACCGCGCCGCCACCGACCACGCCCGCGACGACCAGCTCGGCGACCGCGGCGTCGACGTTGGCGAGCTGCACCCGGGCGCCGCCCAGCGCGAGCGGCGCGCCGGCCTTGAGCTCGATCGCCACGGCGACGCGATCGGCCGGCGTCGGCGATGACACGTCGACCACGATGAAGTCGCCGCAGGCCGCGCGCTGGTTGCAGCGGTAGAGCCACAGGTTGGTGCGGCGGGCGAGCACCGTCTGCACGAACGCCTGCTCGGGGCCGCTCATCGCGAACCGCTCGAGCAGCCGGAACGCCGCGCTGCGGGTGCAGTCGCCCGACTCGGCGATCACGCGCGGCAGCTCGAAGCGATCGACCAGCCACGGCGGCAGGCGCAGCGTCAGCGGATCGGCCGGCACGCCCGCCAGCGTGCCACGGTCAGTGGCCGCCGATCATCCCGCGGTGCATGTCCATCGAGCAGGTCGAGAACGCGGCGCAGTCGCTGGCGGCCATGCACGCCTCGGCCTGGGCGCGCATCGCGTCGTACTGCGTGGTCGGCATCGAGCCGAGGACCTGCGTGCACATCGCGGTCACCGCGGCCGGCTGGGAGTCGTCAGCCCACTCGGTCTTGGCCTGCGCGACGATGCCGTCGCGGCCACCCGGCTGCTGGGCCTCGGCGGCGATGCCGGCGGGCTTGTCGAGCTCGATGCGCACGTCGACCAGGGCCGGGATGTAGTCGTCGGTGCAGGTGCGGGCGCGGGCGAAGAAGGCCTCGCACTGGGCCAGGGCCGCCGCGTCGACGGGCGCGCTGGCCGCAGGCGTGGCGCCGGTGCGCGGGGCCGGTGCGGCGTCGGCGCCGCCGCAGGCGGCGAGGGCGAGCGGGGCGAGCAGCGTGGACAGGAGCAGGAGCGTGCGCATCGGGGCGGGGCCTTTCGTTCGGGGTTCGCACGCCATAACGAGGCCCGCGGGCGATCGTGACAGCCGGCGACGACGGAAATGTACTGCGATCTCGCCTGCAACCGAAGGTGGGTGGGCGTGTCGTCGGCGCGCCGAAGCGCCTTCGTGCCCAGCGCGCCGGCGCCGGCGCGCTTGCGGTAGTCGGGCCTTGGCGCGCGGCGGCGGGCGGGCCATCCTGCGCCCGATGTCGCTCTTGCCCGTGTTCGAGCATGACGACCCGGCCCTGGCGCCGCGGTTCGATCGATCGACGACGTTTCCGCGCGAGGTCGAGGACGCGGTCCACGCGATCATCGACGACGTGCGCGCGCGCGGCGACGCCGCGGTCCAGGCCGCGACCGAGCGGTTCGATCACCGCAGCCCCGGCCCCGACGGCAGCTACGAGGTGACGCGCGCCGAGTGGACCCGCCGCGCGCAGATCGCGCCGGCGGTGCGGGCCGCGCTCGAGCACGCCGCCGAGCGCGTCCGCTGGTTCCACGAGCGTCAGCGCGAGGTCGACGTCGACGTCACGCGCGACGGGATCCGGCTGGGCCTGCGGGTCGCGCCGCTGGCCCGGGTCGGGCTGTACGTGC
Coding sequences:
- a CDS encoding DUF2277 domain-containing protein codes for the protein MCRNIRVLHNFAPPTTPEEIHAAALQYVRKVSGATKPSQANQAAFAAAVTSIAAITTALLDNLEARGEPRTRDGELAKARARWEKRATPRPG
- a CDS encoding DUF4345 family protein translates to MTGRRARVVVGLALVALGAYLALAPLTVARALDRPATTPGQLINLRASWGGTLAGLGAFVAWLPGLGPWRRTLAGLTMWSMAGIGAARLLGFALDGAPDQRQWVWITAEVALVIGGALALRTFARRAAGPAR